DNA sequence from the Cucumis melo cultivar AY chromosome 6, USDA_Cmelo_AY_1.0, whole genome shotgun sequence genome:
taaaaattgtaatttttttaaaattgaagaaCTAAACTGAGAGAGACGTTCTTCAAAATTTAGACACCAAAAAGAACATTTTTgcttaaaaaagagaaaagtggGCTTAAGGAAATGGTAAAGAATGAATGGGCCAGAAATAGAAAGAACGGGCCGTGAACAAAGAAGTAACAACAAAAGGGCAAACTAGTAAAATCCCCAAAGTCTTCCACCGTATTTCTTCAAAACTTCCCCCATCGAAACAAAGAACATCAAAACAACCCCTTCTCCTCTTAAAATTCCCCTCTTCTTTTAATCTGCCATGGCCGCCATATCCCCCCATTTCTCCATTTTCATCTTCTACATTTCcctaatctctctctctcttcccccatctctttctctctcctccACCACCATTCACGATCTCCTCCGCTCCAAAGGCCTCCCACCGGGCCTTCTCCCAAAAGAAGTGAAATCCTATTCCCTTTCTCCAAACGGACTCCTCCAAGTGTTCCTGGATGGTCCTTGTTTAACCAAATACGAGAACAGAGTTATTTTTGAAAGCGTTGTTACAGCTAATCTCAGTTATGGAAGTCTAATCGGCGTTCAAGGTCTCACTCAGGAAGAACTCTTTCTATGGCTTCCTGTTAAAGATATAATCGTTGATGATCCTAATTCTGGTTTGATTCTGTTCGATATTGGTGTTGCTCATAAACAACTCGCGCTTTCGTTATTCGAAGATCCGCCCAGTTGCAAATCGCAACCCAAAGGTATAGGGAAATTAAATTAGGGATTCCAATTATTTAATCTCATCGATTGCTGTTCTCAATTTGGATTTTCTGTTGAATATTCGATCTGAGggatttgattaattaaaatatttttttttttttttttttttaaattttgtgtaGGGGTTTTGAGGAATCATGTGAGGAAGGAGAAAGGATTTGAAGGTTTCAGATAGAAATGAGGAAGGAAAATGCCAAAATTTCTGCtggaaaattttgtttttttgtttctttaattGTCATAATGGTTATATAAGTAAATTAGTTCAAATAATAGTTTACACTGTTATACGAgttgagtttttatttattttattttattttttgtataaaaaagaaaaaaaaaaagactattttCCTTTTGTTGGAATCCTATGCCTATATTTTATTTTgcaaattttcatttttctaactATTTGATATTCTCTAGGGCAAATCTTTAATAATAAcggagaatatatatatatatatatatatatatatcattagcGTTAATACATGTCTTGTCCTATGCCAACTCATTAATAATGttttccaattaattaattagtttttttttttgtttggggGTCTAGGTTTGAAGCTCAAACTTCAAGGGTTTTACTTTGATAAATAATTAGCTTTGtaacatgtttttttttcctttgaaataatttattaattaatatgtcTCTGAGTAAATATTAATTAACATGACTGTATTTAAATTTGGTTTATGTAATTTGAGGTTATTTCTAAGAAAGAAGCATTTGATTTGGTATGTTCGAAAAAGGTGGAGGAAGATACCATTGGATTTGGAGATTAAATATGTTTTAATATTGAGTAAGATATAcattataattaaaatgaaGAGATACTTagattattatttaatttgatGCATGTGTATGGTGGAATTCATTATTCAAGTAGTAAAAATCgacataatttatttattttagtttgtaTAATTGGTTATACAAATCCTTGATTATGTTTAACAAAGAATAATTGAAATGATTATTTGATGTCATGTAATTGGAGTGAAGAAAAAGGGTGTGATGGGATAAGTAATTaataaaaagaggaaaagaaaaggaaaaagaaaaatagtggTGAGGAGGAATAAAGAAGGTTTTAAAAATGATAAGTTTGAAAGGAAAAGCCAGAGATCACGGACAGAAATTGCGGGAAGGTAAAGGGTTTATTAAATTATTAGTTTAGTGTAAAggggaataataataataataataataatagttagaaaaaaaaaaagaaaaagaaaaaaaaagaagaagaagtagaagaagaagaagaagaagaaagagtttTTGAAGAAATTGGGGGATTTAATTTGGGCTTTTAGGCTGTCTGAAGGGGATCTTCTCCTTTTAATTCCCTTTTTACGCGGGAAATCTCACACCCCATTATGAGTGGGCTCCACCTGCCCCACCCCCACCCCCACCCCCACCCCCTCCTCAATCCtccttttcattttctcttttatttatatttttgtcttcaatattttattggctctaatttttatttgataggTTGATATTTTATATGGTTCTATGGGTTCGATTTgatacaaaattaatttatattccTATTATACTGCACAACAAgttacaaaacataaaatttttaattattatattctttatttatttattttaaaatttttaattttataaacttttttGACTTCGCTCTGGTTGATAACCACATGCTTgatgaaagttttttttttttgtgttacatctcaaacttttataaatttcttttaattatattaaatttttttagatgTTTTCTTGGAGGATTTGatctaaaattgaaatattGGATTAAGATAATTACGttgaaaattataaaattttaaaataactgatttattatatatatgagtatgcatatttaattaataatttaaatttttagttgaatatgatattaattatttggttttgtataaataattaatatgaaaaaataATGAAATGTAAGTATAATTgttggaaaataaaataattaatgagGTGAGAAATAGTTGATTTGATTCAACGAGGAAAGATGGTGAATTTAATTGGGAGagtaaagaagaatttaaataaatatatatgtttattatatattttagtgAGAGAATAATAACgaagaaatattattattatcagtGTCTGCATTTCGTGCATTTAAGAAGTAAACAAAaagttcttcattttcttccctTAGAAATCCTAGCCGACGTCTTTCACTGTGCAACCATGTTCGTCCGCATCGCTTAGTTCCTCTGTCCGCAGCTGTTCGCACCGCTTAGCTCCTCTGTCACGACTCACTAATCTTGGTTTGGTGAGTTTGAGTGGGTGTTTTTGGGTCTTTTTAGATGAGTTTTGAAATAGTTATAAAGTTCAGTTTATTCTTTGAGTTAATTTGAGTTTTTCTTATCgagctgtgagtgaccccgtcgaatcactcataatcatgtctatgttaatgtcaatgtcatactgaactggtgatcccgtcggactacgcaatcataaaaaggtggtgatccctagagacactcatgtgggtacgagtctaatagataaagctaacatcACACTCTATCCGTAGCATGTAACATGTCATAACATTTTCGTAAACACGACGTATCATAACAATCATAGCATACTTAACCAATATCGTAAACATGAACATAACGCAATCATCCTCATCAACATACTGCtagtcataacataacatcaatTCACGACATCAATCATTGATacaatatcagtcatcatcaataACACCGAGTTACGCAATTTAGCTATCATCCAAGCATAACCATAAATACATACGGTCTCTTAATCTCAGTCGAAGGTCtggtagtagaatctcttacctggacaTTTGCTTAAATCAAATTCTAACAGTAAAAGTCACGCTTTCTAAGCAGCAAAGTCCTAAATAGTTAAAACGCACCAAATTTAGTAACTTAACCCTCAAGGATTagaggtaaaaaaaaaaaaaaatctgatcgaagtaacttacccaagatcaaggttgaGATCAACTTAGCCTTAATTGGAAAAATTTCTCAGTTCCACTTCTAAACGATTCAAACAaccttttaagaaaaataattttaatttaatccaaaattaaactatttagggtccaaaaatTGATCCTTGCTGGGAAAATAATCAAAACTCaaaaaaaacttaccaaaaataggtgaaaaAGGATCAAAAATTAGTTTGGCGGCTCAAACGACTTGAAAAAGAAGGGAAACAGCTAGGCAACTCAGCTAGAAGGAAGAAGGCGGCTCGAGTAGGCGGCTCACACGCGCAGGGCAGCTTGCACGCACAATGGTGGCTCGACTGGGGCTACGTGTAGCTCGGATAGACTGCGGCTCGCGTGATGGCTGGGGGCGCGGCTCGGATCCACGTGGGTGGCTGGCGCGAGCGGACTCACACGGGTCAGGTTGAAGGCGAACCGACTCAGATTGTACGGATCAATGGCAGACGAAGGGAATCGGCTAACGGCGACGGCTGACGATCGACGATGGCTTTCAAATGGAGGAGATCAGATGGAGGGCATGGTGTGAAGACGATCGACTCGATAGTTTGGATGGTTGATGGCGCTTGGGTTCACGGGGACGACTTGGCTTACAGAAGTGGCGCACGGCGACTGCACAACTGTGGTGGCGGATTACAGCGGAGGACAGCGATCGACGAGAAGATGGTTGTCGATGGCGGCGGCGGATCTTGTGTTTAGGGTTTGGAAAGTTTGGGATTAGGGTTTTGTGGgtgtgaagaagaagatgaattaaTGGGGCACGTAGAATGAGGGTCtacttataataataataatattattattattattcctttttcttttctaaatatctctcttttctttcttttttttaattctttttcaaaaaaataaatcctctctcttcatttaaatccACTAAATCTCCTCTTTAAATCCAAATTTCCTTCTCTCTCCAAACCAATCATcattatctttcaaaaataagtATCCCTACTTAATTACattatccacataatataattatcttatcttcacaacttaattaattatacaatcaactatataattaatcaaaatttcTCAATTACAACCAATTAAATCATGAACTCCAACACCACAacaattaaatattttcttaatatctaaaatcaaatcttcataagtcaattaaatcaacaaaataaaacacCCAAAATcacaaaaatttaaacttaggataatcaaaataaattaccttaaattttgggtcgttacaatcttccctcctttgagAAAGTTTCGTCCTTAAAAGTTCTAATTCTCGAATAGCTCGAGGTACTAAGCTCTCATGTcgtcttctctctcccatgtagcctcttccactccgtggtttcgccaaagaactttgaccagtgcGATTCCTCGATTACGGAGCATCTTAacctctcttgccaaaatctccacaggttgctcctcgtagctcaagttctcgttAATTTGCAATGGCTCAAAGTCGACTACATGTGTCGGATCTGCAACATACTTCCTTAGCAtagagacatggaatacgtcatgaACTGCAAAAAACGTTGGAGGCAGTGCCAAACGGTAAGCTACTGGGCCAATTCGCTCAAGTATCTTAAATGACTCtacaaaacgtggacttagcttGCCCTTCTTCTCGagcctcagaacacccttcataggtgctaccttcagaaaaaccatATCTCCTTACGTCGGTCATtggcataactcttctgtctgctctgtgctgtcaacatacgagctctaatcttttgtatggctgcgttggtagtcttaactaactcagggcctaatattctctgctcaccaacctcaccCCAACATACAGGAGTTCTACAACAcctaccatacagagcctcgaacggtgccatgccaatggtagcctgataACTATTATTATAGGAAAACTCCATCAAGTGCAAGTGAACTCCccgaaaactctagcacacaagcTTGCATCATAtcttctaaaatctggttcaacctTTCTGTTTGACCATCAATCTGAGAATGAAAGGCTGTACTGAAATCCAACCTCATGCTCAATGAAAGCTGAAGTTCTTTCCaaaacttcgatgtgaaacgagcatctctttCAGAAACGATAGATACGGGCgctccatgcagtctcactatctcggTCATAAATAACTGTCTCCACTTACtagcagtgtaagtggatttccgtGGAACAAAGTGAGCTGACTTCGTGAGTCTTTTAACAATAACCCAAATGACTGTATAGCCCTTCAAAGCCCTAGACAATCTTGTAAtgaaatccatcgacacactctcccatttccaCCCTGGCatactcaagggttgcaacaaacCTGCAGgcttctgccttggtgccttcaCTTGCTGACATACCAAGCATCTATTAAcgaagtctgccacttctctcttcatatttctccaccaatagacacgcTTCAAGTCCTGTTCAGTAACTCTTGCAACTGGACCTTCAGCTCTTTCAGCTCCGCTGAGGCCATTATGTAAGGAGCTCTAAATATTGGA
Encoded proteins:
- the LOC103493397 gene encoding uncharacterized protein LOC103493397 → MAAISPHFSIFIFYISLISLSLPPSLSLSSTTIHDLLRSKGLPPGLLPKEVKSYSLSPNGLLQVFLDGPCLTKYENRVIFESVVTANLSYGSLIGVQGLTQEELFLWLPVKDIIVDDPNSGLILFDIGVAHKQLALSLFEDPPSCKSQPKGVLRNHVRKEKGFEGFR